The following coding sequences lie in one Girardinichthys multiradiatus isolate DD_20200921_A chromosome 13, DD_fGirMul_XY1, whole genome shotgun sequence genomic window:
- the LOC124879484 gene encoding sodium-dependent neutral amino acid transporter B(0)AT1-like isoform X3, with product MRLLLPNPGLELRIPNYDELEKMEKEKVEGRPHWDNKAQYILTCVGFCIGLGNVWRFPYLCQSHGGGAFLIPYLVLLVLEGMPLLLMEFAIGQRLRKSSVGVWRTISPYLTGVAESGEIQWPMVVCLLASWTIVAICCIRGISTSGKAIYITAILPYIVLAIFLIRGATLKGAVSGIKFLFTPDVEELIKPTTWLDAGAQVFYAFGLASGGLISFSSYNPVHNNCVQDAVILSVVTGLTSVYAALVTYSIIGFRATEKYDTCISENIVRLLNTFNLPEDNITPSNYDAAFNHLNSSYPDVIPGLHLQTCDLQKLLSEGVEGTGLAFIVFTEAITKMPGSPIWSVLFFIMLLCLGLSTLFGNIEGVVVPLKDLQLFPTKWPHEALTGLTCVVSFIICLLFTQHSGLYWVSFFDHFAGSVPLLTIGLFEMIAVVYIYGIDRFNKDIEFMVGHKPSIFWQVTWRVISPLIVLVILVFYLVTQVQQKLTYLVWDPNSEEFPALASVEYPTWIKAAIFLVAGVPSLAVPLYALCKLIYVLCRKKKISDSN from the exons ATGAGACTGCTACTCCCTAACCCAGGATTAGAGCTCCGAATCCCCAACTATGACGAGCTGGAGAAGATGGAAAAAGAGAAGGTCGAAGGACGGCCCCATTGGGACAATAAAGCTCAGTACATACTAACATGTGTAGGCTTCTGTATTGGTCTGGGGAATGTGTGGCGATTCCCCTACTTGTGTCAGAGCCATGGAGGAG GTGCCTTTCTGATTCCCTACCTGGTCCTGCTGGTGCTGGAAGGAATGCCTCTCTTACTGATGGAGTTTGCCATTGGCCAACGTCTGAGGAAAAGCAGCGTAGGAGTGTGGAGAACGATCAGTCCCTATCTGACTGGTGTTG CAGAATCTGGGGAAATCCAGTGGCCCATGGTGGTTTGTCTGCTCGCATCGTGGACAATTGTTGCTATCTGCTGCATAAGAGGAATAAGCACTTCAGGCAAG GCCATTTACATCACAGCAATCCTGCCTTACATCGTGTTAGCAATCTTTCTGATCCGAGGAGCAACTCTGAAAGGTGCCGTGAGCGGAATAAAATTCCTCTTCACACCAGAT GTGGAGGAGTTGATTAAACCAACAACGTGGCTGGATGCAGGAGCTCAGGTGTTTTATGCCTTTGGTTTGGCATCGGGAGGCCTCATCTCCTTCTCAAGCTACAACCCTGTTCA CAACAACTGTGTGCAAGATGCTGTGATCCTGTCTGTCGTAACGGGACTCACTTCAGTCTACGCTGCCCTGGTGACCTACTCCATCATTGGCTTCAGAGCCACTGAGAAATACGATACCTGTATCAGTGA aAACATCGTGAGATTATTGAATACATTCAATCTTCCTGAGGACAACATCACACCAAGCAACTATGATGCAGCTTTTAATCACCTGAACAGCTCCTATCCTGATGTCATTCCTGGACTGCACCTCCAAACCTGTGACTTGCAGAAACTCCTCAGTGAG GGAGTGGAAGGAACAGGTCTGGCCTTCATCGTCTTCACAGAGGCCATCACCAAGATGCCTGGCTCCCCGATCTGGTCGGTCCTCTTTTTCATCATGCTTCTCtgcctgggactctccactctATTTGGCAACATTGAGGGAGTTGTGGTCCCCTTGAAAGACTTACAATTATTTCCTACAAAATGGCCCCACGAAGCACTGACTG GGCTGACATGTGTAGTTTCCTTCATCATCTGCCTGCTGTTCACGCAGCATTCAGGACTTTACTGGGTCTCTTTCTTTGATCATTTTGCTGGATCAGTTCCTCTACTAACCATTGGATTGTTTGAGATGATAGCTGTTGTCTACATCTATGGCATAGACAG GTTCAACAAGGACATAGAGTTCATGGTTGGACACAAGCCATCAATCTTCTGGCAGGTTACCTGGAGAGTCATCAGTCCTCTGATTGTCTTGGTCATCCTAGTTTTCTATCTGGTGACTCAAGTACAACAGAAGCTCACCTATTTAGTCTGGGACCCCAACTCT GAGGAGTTTCCGGCTCTGGCATCAGTGGAATACCCCACATGGATCAAAGCAGCAATCTTTCTTGTGGCAGGCGTTCCCAGCCTGGCCGTGCCTCTGTATGCATTATGCAAACTGATCTATGTtttatgcagaaaaaaaaaaatttcagatTCAAATTAA
- the LOC124879484 gene encoding sodium-dependent neutral amino acid transporter B(0)AT1-like isoform X2, which produces MRLLLPNPGLELRIPNYDELEKMEKEKVEGRPHWDNKAQYILTCVGFCIGLGNVWRFPYLCQSHGGGAFLIPYLVLLVLEGMPLLLMEFAIGQRLRKSSVGVWRTISPYLTGVGIGSMLVSFLVGLYYNTLIAWILWYLLNSFQEPLPWTQCPLNENRTAESGEIQWPMVVCLLASWTIVAICCIRGISTSGKAIYITAILPYIVLAIFLIRGATLKGAVSGIKFLFTPDVEELIKPTTWLDAGAQVFYAFGLASGGLISFSSYNPVHNNCVQDAVILSVVTGLTSVYAALVTYSIIGFRATEKYDTCISENIVRLLNTFNLPEDNITPSNYDAAFNHLNSSYPDVIPGLHLQTCDLQKLLSEGVEGTGLAFIVFTEAITKMPGSPIWSVLFFIMLLCLGLSTLFGNIEGVVVPLKDLQLFPTKWPHEALTGLTCVVSFIICLLFTQHSGLYWVSFFDHFAGSVPLLTIGLFEMIAVVYIYGIDRFNKDIEFMVGHKPSIFWQVTWRVISPLIVLVILVFYLVTQVQQKLTYLVWDPNSEEFPALASVEYPTWIKAAIFLVAGVPSLAVPLYALCKLIYVLCRKKKISDSN; this is translated from the exons ATGAGACTGCTACTCCCTAACCCAGGATTAGAGCTCCGAATCCCCAACTATGACGAGCTGGAGAAGATGGAAAAAGAGAAGGTCGAAGGACGGCCCCATTGGGACAATAAAGCTCAGTACATACTAACATGTGTAGGCTTCTGTATTGGTCTGGGGAATGTGTGGCGATTCCCCTACTTGTGTCAGAGCCATGGAGGAG GTGCCTTTCTGATTCCCTACCTGGTCCTGCTGGTGCTGGAAGGAATGCCTCTCTTACTGATGGAGTTTGCCATTGGCCAACGTCTGAGGAAAAGCAGCGTAGGAGTGTGGAGAACGATCAGTCCCTATCTGACTGGTGTTG GTATCGGCTCTATGTTGGTGTCCTTCTTGGTTGGGTTGTACTACAACACTCTAATAGCCTGGATTCTGTGGTATCTCCTGAATTCTTTCCAAGAGCCTCTGCCATGGACTCAGTGTCCACTTAATGAAAATAGGACAG CAGAATCTGGGGAAATCCAGTGGCCCATGGTGGTTTGTCTGCTCGCATCGTGGACAATTGTTGCTATCTGCTGCATAAGAGGAATAAGCACTTCAGGCAAG GCCATTTACATCACAGCAATCCTGCCTTACATCGTGTTAGCAATCTTTCTGATCCGAGGAGCAACTCTGAAAGGTGCCGTGAGCGGAATAAAATTCCTCTTCACACCAGAT GTGGAGGAGTTGATTAAACCAACAACGTGGCTGGATGCAGGAGCTCAGGTGTTTTATGCCTTTGGTTTGGCATCGGGAGGCCTCATCTCCTTCTCAAGCTACAACCCTGTTCA CAACAACTGTGTGCAAGATGCTGTGATCCTGTCTGTCGTAACGGGACTCACTTCAGTCTACGCTGCCCTGGTGACCTACTCCATCATTGGCTTCAGAGCCACTGAGAAATACGATACCTGTATCAGTGA aAACATCGTGAGATTATTGAATACATTCAATCTTCCTGAGGACAACATCACACCAAGCAACTATGATGCAGCTTTTAATCACCTGAACAGCTCCTATCCTGATGTCATTCCTGGACTGCACCTCCAAACCTGTGACTTGCAGAAACTCCTCAGTGAG GGAGTGGAAGGAACAGGTCTGGCCTTCATCGTCTTCACAGAGGCCATCACCAAGATGCCTGGCTCCCCGATCTGGTCGGTCCTCTTTTTCATCATGCTTCTCtgcctgggactctccactctATTTGGCAACATTGAGGGAGTTGTGGTCCCCTTGAAAGACTTACAATTATTTCCTACAAAATGGCCCCACGAAGCACTGACTG GGCTGACATGTGTAGTTTCCTTCATCATCTGCCTGCTGTTCACGCAGCATTCAGGACTTTACTGGGTCTCTTTCTTTGATCATTTTGCTGGATCAGTTCCTCTACTAACCATTGGATTGTTTGAGATGATAGCTGTTGTCTACATCTATGGCATAGACAG GTTCAACAAGGACATAGAGTTCATGGTTGGACACAAGCCATCAATCTTCTGGCAGGTTACCTGGAGAGTCATCAGTCCTCTGATTGTCTTGGTCATCCTAGTTTTCTATCTGGTGACTCAAGTACAACAGAAGCTCACCTATTTAGTCTGGGACCCCAACTCT GAGGAGTTTCCGGCTCTGGCATCAGTGGAATACCCCACATGGATCAAAGCAGCAATCTTTCTTGTGGCAGGCGTTCCCAGCCTGGCCGTGCCTCTGTATGCATTATGCAAACTGATCTATGTtttatgcagaaaaaaaaaaatttcagatTCAAATTAA
- the LOC124879484 gene encoding sodium-dependent neutral amino acid transporter B(0)AT1-like isoform X1: MRLLLPNPGLELRIPNYDELEKMEKEKVEGRPHWDNKAQYILTCVGFCIGLGNVWRFPYLCQSHGGGAFLIPYLVLLVLEGMPLLLMEFAIGQRLRKSSVGVWRTISPYLTGVGIGSMLVSFLVGLYYNTLIAWILWYLLNSFQEPLPWTQCPLNENRTEFVPECQQSSTVDYFFYRETLNSSTSIAESGEIQWPMVVCLLASWTIVAICCIRGISTSGKAIYITAILPYIVLAIFLIRGATLKGAVSGIKFLFTPDVEELIKPTTWLDAGAQVFYAFGLASGGLISFSSYNPVHNNCVQDAVILSVVTGLTSVYAALVTYSIIGFRATEKYDTCISENIVRLLNTFNLPEDNITPSNYDAAFNHLNSSYPDVIPGLHLQTCDLQKLLSEGVEGTGLAFIVFTEAITKMPGSPIWSVLFFIMLLCLGLSTLFGNIEGVVVPLKDLQLFPTKWPHEALTGLTCVVSFIICLLFTQHSGLYWVSFFDHFAGSVPLLTIGLFEMIAVVYIYGIDRFNKDIEFMVGHKPSIFWQVTWRVISPLIVLVILVFYLVTQVQQKLTYLVWDPNSEEFPALASVEYPTWIKAAIFLVAGVPSLAVPLYALCKLIYVLCRKKKISDSN, translated from the exons ATGAGACTGCTACTCCCTAACCCAGGATTAGAGCTCCGAATCCCCAACTATGACGAGCTGGAGAAGATGGAAAAAGAGAAGGTCGAAGGACGGCCCCATTGGGACAATAAAGCTCAGTACATACTAACATGTGTAGGCTTCTGTATTGGTCTGGGGAATGTGTGGCGATTCCCCTACTTGTGTCAGAGCCATGGAGGAG GTGCCTTTCTGATTCCCTACCTGGTCCTGCTGGTGCTGGAAGGAATGCCTCTCTTACTGATGGAGTTTGCCATTGGCCAACGTCTGAGGAAAAGCAGCGTAGGAGTGTGGAGAACGATCAGTCCCTATCTGACTGGTGTTG GTATCGGCTCTATGTTGGTGTCCTTCTTGGTTGGGTTGTACTACAACACTCTAATAGCCTGGATTCTGTGGTATCTCCTGAATTCTTTCCAAGAGCCTCTGCCATGGACTCAGTGTCCACTTAATGAAAATAGGACAG aaTTTGTACCAGAATGCCAGCAGAGCTCCACTGTGGATTATTTCTTTTACAGAGAGACTCTAAACAGTTCTACCTCTATAGCAGAATCTGGGGAAATCCAGTGGCCCATGGTGGTTTGTCTGCTCGCATCGTGGACAATTGTTGCTATCTGCTGCATAAGAGGAATAAGCACTTCAGGCAAG GCCATTTACATCACAGCAATCCTGCCTTACATCGTGTTAGCAATCTTTCTGATCCGAGGAGCAACTCTGAAAGGTGCCGTGAGCGGAATAAAATTCCTCTTCACACCAGAT GTGGAGGAGTTGATTAAACCAACAACGTGGCTGGATGCAGGAGCTCAGGTGTTTTATGCCTTTGGTTTGGCATCGGGAGGCCTCATCTCCTTCTCAAGCTACAACCCTGTTCA CAACAACTGTGTGCAAGATGCTGTGATCCTGTCTGTCGTAACGGGACTCACTTCAGTCTACGCTGCCCTGGTGACCTACTCCATCATTGGCTTCAGAGCCACTGAGAAATACGATACCTGTATCAGTGA aAACATCGTGAGATTATTGAATACATTCAATCTTCCTGAGGACAACATCACACCAAGCAACTATGATGCAGCTTTTAATCACCTGAACAGCTCCTATCCTGATGTCATTCCTGGACTGCACCTCCAAACCTGTGACTTGCAGAAACTCCTCAGTGAG GGAGTGGAAGGAACAGGTCTGGCCTTCATCGTCTTCACAGAGGCCATCACCAAGATGCCTGGCTCCCCGATCTGGTCGGTCCTCTTTTTCATCATGCTTCTCtgcctgggactctccactctATTTGGCAACATTGAGGGAGTTGTGGTCCCCTTGAAAGACTTACAATTATTTCCTACAAAATGGCCCCACGAAGCACTGACTG GGCTGACATGTGTAGTTTCCTTCATCATCTGCCTGCTGTTCACGCAGCATTCAGGACTTTACTGGGTCTCTTTCTTTGATCATTTTGCTGGATCAGTTCCTCTACTAACCATTGGATTGTTTGAGATGATAGCTGTTGTCTACATCTATGGCATAGACAG GTTCAACAAGGACATAGAGTTCATGGTTGGACACAAGCCATCAATCTTCTGGCAGGTTACCTGGAGAGTCATCAGTCCTCTGATTGTCTTGGTCATCCTAGTTTTCTATCTGGTGACTCAAGTACAACAGAAGCTCACCTATTTAGTCTGGGACCCCAACTCT GAGGAGTTTCCGGCTCTGGCATCAGTGGAATACCCCACATGGATCAAAGCAGCAATCTTTCTTGTGGCAGGCGTTCCCAGCCTGGCCGTGCCTCTGTATGCATTATGCAAACTGATCTATGTtttatgcagaaaaaaaaaaatttcagatTCAAATTAA